The nucleotide window ccGCGATCCCGAAACCCGTCCTCCAGAGGACGTAACCCCCATAATTCGGATGCCTACTCAGACTCCACAACCCCCTATCACAAATCTTCCCCTCATTGACTCTAATCTGTTTCCCCCCGACAgcaatcctctcctccttgaaaaagctcctctgcctctccgAAATCGTCTCGACCGCCAACCCAACCGCAAACATCAGGCTCCCCACCAACACTGGCAACGGCAGCtcgacctcccccaacaacggcaccctcacccccttcagCAGAGCCGTGCTCGTCTTGGGCAACAGATACAACAGACTATTCACCGCGTTCGCCGCCGTCTCCAGCAGCGCGACAAAAaccgccatcctcggcgTCATGGGTTCCCGAGCGATAAACCCCGCCCAGTACGCCTGTTTGAGTCTGCTCAGCCTCCCCATCCAGGATAAAATCTCCCCTGTAGGCGTCTGCCCCAGCAACCCAGGGTTGATGACCGCGACCCCGAGCTTAGGCAGCAGTTTCAACAGCGGGCTCTTGGGCGACAGTAAGTATGACTGCAGGAGTGGTTCGATAGCCCGGAGGCCGATGAAGGTGAGCGTGCCGGCCGGGTTGGGCGTGTAGTTCCCCCGGGGTATCATGTCCCTCGGCGAGGCCAGGCTCATGGGCGAGGGGTTGTCCAACCCCAAGTCTTCTCTCGGTTCCCCTTCCGGCTGTGACAACTCCTCGGGGACTACTTTGGACAGGAGCTCAGAAGGCAGAGGTTGGGACGGCAGGGGCGTGTAGAACGAGTTTGACGGCGTGGGGACGACAACcggctcttcctcctcgtcatagTCCGAGGACCCGCCCATGATGGCGGTTTCATAGACGGATACTGTGTCGTCCATTGTTGTTTTGCTGATTGTGTCTTGTCGTCttgtgtgtggtgtttgtggtaaacgaccaaaaaaaaacaaaacaaaaaaacagaaaaaaggCAGCAAAATGAagggtaaaaaaaaaaaaaaagagagaaatgCGGGGTAGCAAAACTGAGGGGATTGACACCCGAGGTTTATGACTACCTCTCCCCAAACAGTGGAGGGCATGTCGTTGAGTCGTTTGGCGCAGGTCATGGTGGAGACCCGACAGCTCATC belongs to Podospora bellae-mahoneyi strain CBS 112042 chromosome 6, whole genome shotgun sequence and includes:
- a CDS encoding hypothetical protein (EggNog:ENOG503P24P; COG:S); its protein translation is MDDTVSVYETAIMGGSSDYDEEEEPVVVPTPSNSFYTPLPSQPLPSELLSKVVPEELSQPEGEPREDLGLDNPSPMSLASPRDMIPRGNYTPNPAGTLTFIGLRAIEPLLQSYLLSPKSPLLKLLPKLGVAVINPGLLGQTPTGEILSWMGRLSRLKQAYWAGFIAREPMTPRMAVFVALLETAANAVNSLLYLLPKTSTALLKGVRVPLLGEVELPLPVLVGSLMFAVGLAVETISERQRSFFKEERIAVGGKQIRVNEGKICDRGLWSLSRHPNYGGYVLWRTGFGIAAGGWWAGLGMGLAHAGHFAGESVGLMDEYMSNRYGGAWTQHKQRVGWVLIPGIY